A single window of Streptomyces sudanensis DNA harbors:
- a CDS encoding EF-hand domain-containing protein, whose amino-acid sequence MADIEAARKAFDRYDVDGDGFITAAEYKSVMAQLGDFHVTETVAQAVINAQDGNADGKLSWDEFRARLTGA is encoded by the coding sequence ATGGCGGACATCGAGGCCGCGCGCAAGGCTTTCGACCGTTACGACGTGGACGGCGACGGGTTCATCACGGCCGCGGAGTACAAGAGCGTCATGGCGCAGCTCGGCGACTTCCACGTCACCGAGACGGTCGCCCAGGCGGTCATCAACGCCCAGGACGGCAACGCCGACGGCAAGCTGAGCTGGGACGAGTTCCGGGCGCGCCTCACCGGGGCCTGA
- a CDS encoding ABC transporter ATP-binding protein, translating to MSASALTPARPSVPKRSAVRSLLRLWPYLRPVRARFLTAAVVAVVASCLGLVIPLVLKWMVDGPVADRDPDGVWLGALALLALGVAEALLFGFRRWLVARPSTRVEAALRADLYRRLQRLPVAFHDRWASGQLLSRGTTDLSLLRMFLVFPLTFLFVNGVTVLAGFVVLLWQDWSLGLVLLLPVVPLVAGCSWFETRYSKVARQAQDQVGDLATLVEESVLGIRVVKGFGRHRSQARAFRALAERLRGTELRKARLLAGIWAFITAVPELAIGAALVLGTVQVADGDLSAGTLVAFLSTALALRWPVESIGFLLAMSQEAATATERYFEVMDQEEEAADRPPAATAPARGAPDGVVFEGVVFRYPDAPEDSPPVLRGVDLRIRPGETLALVGTTGSGKTTLTALVPRLYELTEGRILLDGEDVAAMPRERLRSLVAVAFEDPTLFSASVRENVLMGAGPDAGDEELRRALDVAQAGFVADLPQGAETEVGEQGLSLSGGQRQRLALARAVAGRPRFLVLDDPLSALDVHTEALVEAALREVLRDTTALVVAHRPSTVLLADRVALLSEGRIAAVGTHQELLRTSAEYAWLMSGAADAPDAEDGKR from the coding sequence ATGTCTGCCTCCGCCCTCACCCCCGCGCGTCCCTCCGTCCCCAAGCGCTCCGCCGTCCGCTCCCTGCTGCGGCTGTGGCCGTACCTGCGGCCGGTGCGCGCGCGGTTCCTCACCGCGGCGGTCGTCGCGGTGGTGGCGTCCTGCCTGGGGCTGGTCATCCCGCTGGTGCTGAAATGGATGGTGGACGGCCCCGTGGCCGACCGCGACCCGGACGGCGTGTGGCTGGGGGCGCTGGCCCTGCTGGCGCTCGGCGTGGCCGAGGCGCTGCTGTTCGGGTTCCGGCGCTGGCTGGTGGCGCGGCCGTCGACGAGGGTGGAGGCCGCCCTGCGCGCCGACCTGTACCGGCGGCTGCAGCGGCTGCCGGTGGCGTTCCACGACCGGTGGGCGTCGGGGCAGCTGCTGTCGCGCGGGACGACGGACCTGTCGCTGCTGCGGATGTTCCTCGTCTTCCCGCTGACGTTCCTGTTCGTCAACGGGGTCACGGTGCTCGCCGGTTTCGTGGTGCTGCTGTGGCAGGACTGGTCGCTGGGGCTGGTGCTGCTGCTGCCGGTGGTGCCGCTGGTGGCGGGCTGCTCGTGGTTCGAGACGCGGTACTCGAAGGTGGCGCGGCAGGCGCAGGACCAGGTGGGCGACCTGGCGACGCTGGTCGAGGAGAGCGTGCTCGGCATCCGCGTCGTGAAGGGCTTCGGGCGGCACCGCAGCCAGGCCCGGGCGTTCCGGGCGCTGGCGGAGCGGCTGCGCGGCACGGAGCTGCGCAAGGCGCGGCTGCTGGCGGGGATCTGGGCGTTCATCACGGCCGTCCCGGAGCTGGCCATCGGCGCCGCCCTGGTGCTGGGCACGGTGCAGGTGGCGGACGGGGACCTGTCGGCGGGGACGCTGGTGGCGTTCCTGTCGACGGCGCTGGCGCTGCGCTGGCCGGTGGAGTCGATCGGCTTCCTGCTCGCGATGAGCCAGGAGGCGGCGACCGCGACGGAGCGGTACTTCGAGGTGATGGACCAGGAGGAGGAGGCCGCGGACCGGCCGCCCGCGGCGACGGCCCCCGCGCGGGGCGCGCCGGACGGAGTGGTCTTCGAGGGCGTGGTCTTCCGCTACCCGGACGCCCCGGAGGACTCGCCGCCGGTGCTGCGCGGGGTGGACCTGCGGATCAGGCCGGGCGAGACCCTGGCGCTGGTGGGGACGACCGGCTCCGGCAAGACGACGCTGACGGCGCTGGTGCCCCGGCTGTACGAGCTGACGGAGGGCCGCATCCTGCTCGACGGCGAGGACGTCGCGGCGATGCCCCGGGAGCGGCTGCGGTCGCTGGTGGCCGTGGCGTTCGAGGACCCGACGCTGTTCTCCGCGAGCGTCCGGGAGAACGTGCTCATGGGCGCCGGCCCGGACGCCGGGGACGAGGAGCTGCGGCGGGCGCTGGACGTGGCGCAGGCCGGTTTCGTGGCGGACCTGCCGCAGGGGGCGGAGACCGAGGTGGGCGAGCAGGGCCTGAGCCTGTCCGGCGGGCAGCGGCAGCGGCTGGCGCTGGCCCGCGCGGTCGCCGGCAGGCCCCGGTTCCTCGTCCTGGACGACCCCCTGTCCGCGCTGGACGTGCACACGGAGGCGCTGGTGGAGGCCGCCCTGCGGGAGGTGCTGCGGGACACGACGGCGCTGGTCGTGGCGCACCGCCCCTCGACGGTGCTGCTCGCCGACCGGGTGGCGCTGCTGTCGGAGGGCAGGATCGCGGCGGTCGGGACGCACCAGGAGCTCCTGCGGACCAGCGCCGAGTACGCGTGGCTGATGTCGGGTGCGGCGGACGCGCCGGATGCGGAGGACGGGAAGCGATGA
- a CDS encoding L-serine ammonia-lyase, whose amino-acid sequence MAISVFDLFSIGIGPSSSHTVGPMRAARMFVHRLKNDGLLAPTASVRCELYGSLGATGHGHGTPKAVLLGLEGSSPRTVDVESADEQVERIKESGRINLLGAHEIGFDFDADLVLHRRKALPYHANGMTLWAYDAEGATLLEKTYYSVGGGFVVDEDAVGADRIKLDDTVLKYPFRTGDELLRLTRETGLSISALMLENEKAWRTEDEIRAGLLEIWRVMRECVDRGMSREGILPGGLKVRRRAATTARKLRSEGDAQALSMEWITLYAMAVNEENAAGGRVVTAPTNGAAGIIPAVLHYYVNFVPGADEEGVVRFLLAAGAIGMLFKENASISGAEVGCQGEVGSACSMAAGALAEVLGGSPEQVENAAEIGMEHNLGLTCDPVGGLVQIPCIERNGMAAVKAVTAARMAMRGDGSHKVSLDKVIKTMKETGADMSVKYKETARGGLAVNIIEC is encoded by the coding sequence GTGGCCATCTCGGTCTTCGACCTGTTCTCGATCGGCATCGGCCCGTCCAGCTCCCACACCGTCGGCCCCATGCGGGCGGCCCGGATGTTCGTGCACCGCCTGAAGAACGACGGCCTGCTCGCCCCCACGGCCTCGGTGCGCTGCGAGCTGTACGGCTCGCTGGGCGCCACCGGCCACGGCCACGGCACCCCCAAGGCCGTCCTGCTGGGCCTGGAGGGCAGCTCGCCCCGGACCGTCGACGTGGAGAGCGCCGACGAGCAGGTCGAGCGGATCAAGGAGAGCGGGCGGATCAACCTGCTCGGCGCCCACGAGATCGGCTTCGACTTCGACGCCGACCTGGTCCTGCACCGCCGCAAGGCGCTCCCGTACCACGCCAACGGCATGACCCTGTGGGCGTACGACGCCGAGGGCGCGACGCTGCTGGAGAAGACGTACTACTCGGTCGGCGGCGGGTTCGTCGTCGACGAGGACGCCGTGGGCGCGGACCGGATCAAGCTCGACGACACCGTCCTGAAGTACCCGTTCCGCACGGGCGACGAGCTGCTGCGCCTCACCCGCGAGACCGGCCTGTCGATCTCCGCGCTGATGCTGGAGAACGAGAAGGCCTGGCGCACGGAGGACGAGATCCGCGCCGGCCTGCTGGAGATCTGGCGCGTCATGCGGGAGTGCGTCGACCGCGGCATGTCGCGCGAGGGCATCCTGCCGGGCGGCCTGAAGGTCCGCCGCCGCGCCGCGACTACCGCCCGCAAGCTGCGCTCCGAGGGCGACGCCCAGGCCCTCTCCATGGAGTGGATCACCCTGTACGCGATGGCGGTCAACGAGGAGAACGCCGCCGGCGGCCGGGTCGTCACCGCCCCGACGAACGGCGCCGCCGGCATCATCCCGGCGGTGCTGCACTACTACGTGAACTTCGTGCCGGGCGCCGACGAGGAGGGCGTCGTCCGCTTCCTCCTCGCGGCGGGCGCGATCGGCATGCTGTTCAAGGAGAACGCCTCCATCTCCGGTGCCGAGGTCGGCTGCCAGGGCGAGGTCGGCTCGGCCTGCTCGATGGCGGCGGGCGCCCTCGCCGAGGTCCTGGGCGGCTCCCCCGAGCAGGTGGAGAACGCCGCCGAGATCGGCATGGAGCACAACCTGGGCCTGACCTGCGACCCGGTCGGCGGCCTGGTCCAGATCCCGTGCATCGAGCGCAACGGCATGGCCGCCGTGAAGGCCGTGACGGCGGCCCGGATGGCGATGCGGGGCGACGGCAGCCACAAGGTCTCCCTGGACAAGGTCATCAAGACGATGAAGGAGACCGGCGCGGACATGTCGGTCAAGTACAAGGAGACCGCCCGCGGCGGCCTCGCGGTGAACATCATCGAGTGCTGA
- a CDS encoding ATP-binding protein, which translates to MMEGMAGLDGVERPWQCGGATGARRAPSADDGQALKALERYGDPSAGEVRLPSRPESAAIARRLTRCVVLRVWSLGPQAAEDAVLLVSELVANAVLHTGAREVGLRMYRLRGGRIRVEVRDPSRGLPCLMPARGTDVGGRGLRVVDELSERWGVDLLPRGKSCWFELRVVDR; encoded by the coding sequence ATGATGGAGGGCATGGCGGGGCTTGATGGTGTGGAGCGACCGTGGCAGTGCGGCGGTGCCACCGGGGCGAGGCGGGCGCCCTCCGCGGACGACGGGCAGGCCCTCAAGGCCCTTGAGCGGTACGGCGATCCGAGCGCGGGCGAGGTGCGGCTGCCGTCCCGCCCCGAGTCCGCCGCGATCGCCCGCCGGCTCACCCGGTGCGTGGTCCTGCGCGTCTGGTCGCTCGGCCCGCAGGCCGCCGAGGACGCGGTCCTGCTCGTCTCCGAACTCGTCGCCAACGCCGTACTGCACACGGGCGCCCGCGAGGTGGGTCTGCGCATGTACCGCCTCCGCGGTGGCCGGATCCGGGTGGAGGTGCGCGATCCGTCGCGCGGCCTGCCCTGCCTCATGCCCGCGCGGGGCACCGACGTCGGAGGGCGGGGACTGCGCGTCGTCGACGAGCTCTCGGAGCGCTGGGGCGTCGACCTCCTGCCGCGCGGCAAGAGCTGCTGGTTCGAACTGAGGGTCGTCGACCGCTGA
- a CDS encoding ABC transporter ATP-binding protein translates to MTAQDRAPGKRGTAPGKEAADGAAAGDGRDPFDRDALPVPKGATVALLRSLLAPRRARVALAALLLLLQQAAVQAGPLLVAYAIDRAVPALRQGDHGPVVAVAVGYGLCALGAGLFQYGFVEASARVNQDVLLDLRGRIFRHAQALSVDFHERYTSGRLISRSTTDVESLRELLDEGLQELVNVVLSFASISLVLLWLDWGIGAVAVASFVPLYLLVRVYRRRASVAFGARSTAIAAVIVKFAETMNGIRPVRAFRRERSNDEVFASLNHRHERRNGDAILEMARYVVGSRLVANTAVAGMVLWGAYRVADGTLALGVLAAAVLYVRRLYDPIDRLGMFLNAYESAAASLEKIAGLLAQRPTVPEPAPGTARELPPRPDGAPGREVVFEGVRFAYRTGGEVLPRFDLAIPAGQTVAVVGSTGAGKSTLAKLLARFYDPTEGRVLLDGVDLRELTVPELRRGVVMVTQEAFLFSGTVAENIAVGRPDATREEVERAAKAIGAHDFITALPDGYDTDVRKRGGRISAGQRQLVAFARALLADPGVLILDEATSSLDVPGERAVQRAMDTVLHGRTAVVIAHRLSTVEIADRVLVMERGRIVEDGPPRRLIAGDGRFAGLHRAWRESLVG, encoded by the coding sequence ATGACGGCTCAGGACCGGGCGCCGGGGAAGCGCGGTACCGCCCCCGGGAAGGAGGCGGCGGACGGGGCCGCGGCGGGCGACGGGCGGGATCCGTTCGACCGGGACGCGCTGCCCGTGCCGAAGGGCGCGACGGTCGCGCTGCTGCGGTCGCTGCTCGCGCCGCGGCGGGCGCGGGTGGCGCTGGCGGCGCTGCTGCTGCTCCTCCAGCAGGCGGCCGTGCAGGCGGGGCCGCTGCTCGTCGCGTACGCCATCGACCGCGCCGTGCCGGCGCTGCGCCAGGGCGACCACGGGCCGGTGGTCGCGGTGGCCGTCGGGTACGGGCTGTGCGCGCTGGGCGCGGGGCTGTTCCAGTACGGCTTCGTGGAGGCGTCGGCGCGGGTCAACCAGGACGTCCTGCTCGACCTGCGGGGCCGGATCTTCCGGCACGCGCAGGCGCTGAGCGTGGACTTCCACGAGCGGTACACGTCGGGGCGGCTGATCTCCCGGTCGACGACCGACGTGGAGTCGCTGCGGGAGCTGCTGGACGAAGGGCTCCAGGAGCTGGTCAACGTGGTGCTGTCGTTCGCCAGCATCTCGCTGGTCCTGCTGTGGCTGGACTGGGGCATCGGCGCGGTCGCGGTGGCGTCGTTCGTGCCGCTGTACCTGCTGGTGCGGGTGTACCGGCGGCGCGCGTCGGTGGCCTTCGGCGCGCGGTCCACGGCGATCGCGGCGGTCATCGTGAAGTTCGCGGAGACGATGAACGGCATCCGGCCGGTCCGGGCGTTCCGCCGGGAGCGGTCCAACGACGAGGTGTTCGCGTCCCTCAACCACCGCCACGAGCGGCGCAACGGCGACGCGATCCTGGAGATGGCCCGCTACGTGGTGGGCTCCCGGCTGGTGGCGAACACCGCCGTCGCCGGGATGGTGCTGTGGGGCGCCTACCGGGTGGCGGACGGCACGCTGGCGCTGGGCGTGCTGGCGGCGGCCGTGCTGTACGTGCGGCGGCTGTACGACCCGATCGACCGGCTGGGGATGTTCCTCAACGCGTACGAGTCGGCCGCCGCGTCCCTGGAGAAGATCGCCGGCCTGCTGGCGCAGCGCCCGACAGTGCCCGAGCCCGCGCCGGGGACGGCGCGGGAGCTGCCGCCCCGGCCGGACGGGGCGCCGGGCCGGGAGGTCGTGTTCGAGGGGGTGCGCTTCGCCTACCGGACGGGCGGCGAGGTGCTGCCGCGCTTCGACCTGGCGATCCCGGCGGGGCAGACGGTGGCCGTGGTCGGTTCGACGGGCGCGGGCAAGTCCACCCTGGCGAAGCTGCTGGCCCGCTTCTACGACCCCACCGAGGGGCGGGTCCTGCTCGACGGCGTGGACCTGCGCGAGCTGACCGTGCCGGAGCTGCGGCGCGGGGTGGTGATGGTGACGCAGGAGGCGTTCCTGTTCTCCGGGACGGTCGCGGAGAACATCGCGGTGGGCCGCCCGGACGCGACGCGGGAGGAGGTCGAGCGCGCCGCGAAGGCGATCGGCGCGCACGACTTCATCACGGCGCTCCCGGACGGGTACGACACCGACGTGCGCAAGCGCGGCGGGCGCATCTCGGCGGGCCAGCGGCAGCTGGTGGCGTTCGCCCGGGCGCTGCTCGCGGACCCGGGCGTGCTGATCCTGGACGAGGCGACCAGTTCGCTGGACGTCCCCGGGGAGCGGGCGGTGCAGCGGGCGATGGACACGGTGCTGCACGGCCGCACGGCGGTGGTGATCGCGCACCGGCTGTCCACGGTGGAGATCGCGGACCGGGTGCTGGTGATGGAGCGCGGCCGGATCGTGGAGGACGGGCCGCCCCGGCGGCTGATCGCCGGGGACGGCCGCTTCGCCGGCCTCCACCGGGCGTGGCGGGAGAGCCTGGTGGGGTGA
- a CDS encoding L,D-transpeptidase: MKGQPISGASAGGAPRSRRGRGTGPLAAVAGMLLLLVTACGGGDPADAGKGGAPGGNGSGQAGNAASRAVVAVAPKDGADAVATSGALKVTARNGRLTTVTVTDPKGRPVEGALSKDATSWQPVRHLAGATRYKVHAVAEDAEGRESARDTTFTTLAPKNTFIGHYTPEDGQTVGVGMPVSINFSRGITNPEAVEAAVKVTAVPAVRIEGHWFGNDRLDFRPEKYWAPGTRVTVQLDLDGVEGRPGVYGKQSKKFSFTIGRSQVSTADASAKTMTVVRDGKTIRTIPITAGAPSTTTYNGQMVISEKYKVTRMNGATVGFGGEYDIKDVPHAMRLSTSGTFVHGNYWASPGTFGSKNVSHGCIGLRDVRGAHDGSMPAAWFYDNSIIGDVIVVKNSEDKQIQPENGLNGWNMPWSEWVA; encoded by the coding sequence GTGAAGGGGCAGCCGATATCGGGGGCGTCGGCCGGAGGCGCGCCGCGGAGCCGGCGCGGCCGGGGCACAGGGCCGCTGGCCGCCGTCGCCGGAATGCTGTTGTTGCTCGTCACCGCGTGCGGAGGCGGGGACCCGGCGGACGCGGGGAAGGGCGGCGCGCCGGGCGGGAACGGCTCGGGGCAGGCGGGGAACGCCGCCTCGCGGGCCGTGGTCGCCGTGGCGCCGAAGGACGGCGCCGACGCGGTCGCCACCAGCGGCGCGCTGAAGGTCACCGCGCGGAACGGCAGGCTGACCACGGTCACCGTCACCGACCCCAAGGGCCGGCCCGTCGAGGGCGCCCTGTCCAAGGACGCCACGAGCTGGCAGCCGGTCAGGCACCTCGCGGGGGCCACCCGGTACAAGGTGCACGCGGTCGCCGAGGACGCGGAGGGCCGCGAGTCCGCCAGGGACACCACGTTCACCACGCTCGCCCCGAAGAACACCTTCATCGGCCACTACACGCCGGAGGACGGCCAGACCGTCGGCGTCGGCATGCCCGTGTCCATCAACTTCAGCCGGGGCATCACCAACCCGGAGGCCGTCGAGGCCGCCGTGAAGGTGACCGCCGTGCCGGCCGTGCGGATCGAGGGCCACTGGTTCGGCAACGACCGGCTCGACTTCCGCCCGGAGAAGTACTGGGCGCCCGGCACCCGGGTGACCGTCCAGCTCGACCTGGACGGCGTCGAGGGCCGCCCCGGGGTCTACGGCAAGCAGAGCAAGAAGTTCAGCTTCACCATCGGCCGCAGCCAGGTCTCCACCGCCGACGCGAGCGCCAAGACCATGACGGTCGTCCGCGACGGCAAGACGATCAGGACGATCCCGATCACCGCGGGCGCCCCGTCCACCACCACGTACAACGGCCAGATGGTCATCAGCGAGAAGTACAAGGTGACCCGGATGAACGGCGCGACCGTCGGCTTCGGCGGCGAGTACGACATCAAGGACGTGCCGCACGCGATGCGCCTGTCCACCTCCGGCACTTTCGTCCACGGCAACTACTGGGCGTCGCCGGGGACCTTCGGCTCGAAGAACGTCAGCCACGGCTGCATCGGCCTGCGCGACGTGCGCGGCGCGCACGACGGCTCGATGCCCGCCGCCTGGTTCTACGACAACTCGATCATCGGCGACGTGATCGTCGTGAAGAACTCCGAGGACAAGCAGATCCAGCCGGAGAACGGTCTCAACGGCTGGAACATGCCCTGGTCGGAGTGGGTCGCCTGA
- a CDS encoding enoyl-CoA hydratase/isomerase family protein: MTVTLEVSAGVGTIRLDRPPMNALDVATQDRLKELAEEAAGRDDVRAVVLYGGEKVFAAGADIKEMQDMDHTAMVLRGKALQDSFTAVARIPKPVVAAVTGYALGGGCELALCADFRIAADNAKLGQPEILLGLIPGAGGTQRLARLVGPSKAKDLIFTGRHVRADEALAIGLVDRVVPAAEVYEQAHAWAAKLAQGPALALRAAKESVDVGLETDIDTGLAVERNWFAGLFATEDRERGMRSFVEEGPGKAKFL; this comes from the coding sequence ATGACAGTGACTCTCGAAGTTTCCGCGGGCGTGGGCACCATCCGCCTGGACCGCCCCCCGATGAACGCGTTGGACGTCGCCACCCAGGACCGGCTCAAGGAACTCGCCGAGGAGGCCGCGGGCCGCGACGACGTCCGCGCCGTCGTCCTCTACGGCGGCGAGAAGGTGTTCGCCGCCGGGGCGGACATCAAGGAGATGCAGGACATGGACCACACGGCCATGGTGCTGCGCGGCAAGGCCCTGCAGGACTCCTTCACCGCCGTCGCCCGCATCCCCAAGCCCGTGGTCGCCGCGGTCACCGGCTACGCGCTGGGCGGCGGCTGCGAGCTGGCGCTGTGCGCCGACTTCCGCATCGCCGCCGACAACGCGAAGCTGGGCCAGCCCGAGATCCTGCTCGGCCTGATCCCCGGCGCGGGCGGCACCCAGCGGCTCGCCCGCCTCGTCGGCCCCTCCAAGGCCAAGGACCTCATCTTCACCGGCCGCCACGTCAGGGCCGACGAGGCCCTGGCGATCGGCCTGGTCGACCGGGTCGTCCCCGCCGCCGAGGTGTACGAGCAGGCGCACGCCTGGGCGGCGAAGCTCGCGCAGGGCCCGGCGCTCGCCCTGCGCGCCGCCAAGGAGTCGGTGGACGTGGGCCTGGAGACGGACATCGACACCGGCCTGGCCGTCGAACGCAACTGGTTCGCGGGCCTGTTCGCCACCGAGGACCGGGAGCGCGGCATGCGCAGCTTCGTCGAGGAGGGCCCCGGCAAGGCCAAGTTCCTCTGA
- the glgX gene encoding glycogen debranching protein GlgX has product MSSAAEQSPAQDAAPEVPDASRGAHRAEPGGPRRGARAVTHTGPGAGGAPSAPAPGPVWPGSSTPLGARFRAGPDGVAGTNFALWAGGAEAVEVCLFAPDGTETRVGLTELTHEIWHGFVPGVLPGRRYGYRVHGRWDPWTGARWNPAKLLLDPYARAVDGDFGALPPEVYGHVRDWPDQHVADTVRDDRDSAPYVPKGVVVHDDAPGDEWADDRRPKTPWADSVIYELHVRGFTMRHPGVPEELRGTYAGLAHPAAVEHLVRLGVTAVELLPVHQFAHEDHLLRRGLRNHWGYNSIGYFAPHAAYAATGTGGQQVGEFRRMVRALHEAGIEVILDVVYNHTAEAGELGPMLSLRGIDNRGYYRLQADARRYADYTGCGNTLHVVQPQVLRLITDSLRYWVTEMGVDGFRFDLAAALARSMHDVDMLSPFLAVIAQDPVLRRVKLIAEPWDVGGGYRVGGFPPLWTEWNDRYRNAVRDFWRGALPDVRDLGYRLSGSSDLYAWGGRRPYASVNFVTAHDGFTLRDLVSYGHKHNEANGEDNRDGTDDNRSWNCGAEGETGDEAVNALRRRQIRNLLTTLLLSTGVPMLVAGDEMGRTQGGNNNAYCQDNETGWVDWSLPDEPWARELLALTRRLLALRRAHPVLRRRAFFSGRPQRPDGLRDLAWFTAQAAEMTEGDWYAPSPTIAFYLSGRDIPGRDERGRAVVDDSFLVVLHAGDGPIAHRLPGPPWAEEYELVVDTSREEQAEAPGTVCRGGEAVTVPARSALLWRVAG; this is encoded by the coding sequence ATGTCGAGCGCAGCCGAACAGAGCCCAGCCCAGGACGCGGCGCCGGAGGTGCCGGACGCCTCCCGCGGGGCGCACCGCGCGGAGCCCGGCGGGCCGCGCCGCGGCGCGCGGGCGGTCACCCACACCGGCCCCGGGGCCGGCGGGGCCCCCTCGGCGCCGGCCCCGGGGCCCGTCTGGCCGGGGTCGTCCACGCCGCTGGGCGCCCGCTTCCGGGCCGGCCCCGACGGGGTGGCCGGCACCAACTTCGCGCTGTGGGCGGGCGGTGCCGAGGCCGTCGAGGTGTGCCTGTTCGCGCCGGACGGCACGGAGACGCGGGTGGGGCTGACGGAGCTGACGCACGAGATCTGGCACGGCTTCGTACCGGGCGTGCTGCCGGGCCGTCGCTACGGGTACCGGGTCCACGGCCGGTGGGACCCGTGGACCGGCGCCCGCTGGAACCCGGCGAAGCTGCTCCTCGACCCGTACGCCCGCGCGGTGGACGGCGACTTCGGCGCGCTGCCGCCGGAGGTGTACGGGCACGTGCGGGACTGGCCGGACCAGCACGTCGCGGACACCGTGCGCGACGACCGCGACTCGGCGCCGTACGTGCCGAAGGGCGTCGTGGTCCACGACGACGCGCCCGGCGACGAGTGGGCCGACGACCGCAGGCCCAAGACGCCCTGGGCGGACTCCGTCATCTACGAGCTCCACGTGCGGGGCTTCACCATGCGCCACCCCGGCGTCCCCGAGGAGCTGCGCGGCACCTACGCGGGCCTCGCGCACCCGGCGGCGGTGGAGCACCTCGTGCGGCTCGGCGTGACGGCGGTGGAGCTGCTGCCGGTGCACCAGTTCGCGCACGAGGACCACCTGCTGCGGCGCGGGCTGCGCAACCACTGGGGCTACAACTCCATCGGCTACTTCGCGCCCCACGCTGCGTACGCGGCGACCGGGACGGGCGGGCAGCAGGTCGGGGAGTTCCGGCGGATGGTGCGCGCCCTGCACGAGGCCGGCATCGAGGTGATCCTCGACGTGGTCTACAACCACACGGCGGAGGCCGGCGAGCTGGGACCCATGCTGTCGCTGCGCGGGATCGACAACCGGGGCTACTACCGGCTCCAGGCGGACGCCCGCCGGTACGCCGACTACACCGGGTGCGGCAACACGCTGCACGTCGTACAGCCGCAGGTACTGCGGCTCATCACCGACTCGCTGCGCTACTGGGTCACCGAGATGGGCGTGGACGGCTTCCGCTTCGACCTGGCGGCGGCGCTGGCCCGGTCGATGCACGACGTGGACATGCTCTCCCCGTTCCTGGCGGTGATCGCGCAGGACCCGGTGCTGCGGCGGGTGAAGCTGATCGCCGAGCCCTGGGACGTGGGCGGCGGCTACCGGGTGGGCGGCTTCCCGCCGCTGTGGACGGAGTGGAACGACCGGTACCGGAACGCGGTGCGGGACTTCTGGCGCGGCGCCCTGCCCGACGTGCGGGACCTGGGGTACCGGCTGTCGGGTTCGAGCGACCTGTACGCCTGGGGCGGGCGCCGCCCGTACGCCTCGGTCAACTTCGTCACCGCGCACGACGGCTTCACGCTGCGGGACCTCGTGTCGTACGGGCACAAGCACAACGAGGCCAACGGCGAGGACAACCGGGACGGCACGGACGACAACCGGTCCTGGAACTGCGGCGCCGAGGGCGAGACCGGCGACGAGGCGGTGAACGCGCTGCGCCGCCGCCAGATCCGCAACCTGCTGACCACGCTGCTGCTGTCCACGGGCGTGCCGATGCTCGTCGCGGGCGACGAGATGGGCCGTACGCAGGGCGGCAACAACAACGCCTACTGCCAGGACAACGAGACCGGCTGGGTGGACTGGTCGCTGCCGGACGAGCCGTGGGCGCGGGAGCTGCTCGCGCTGACCCGGAGGCTGCTGGCGCTGCGCCGGGCGCATCCGGTGCTGCGGCGCCGGGCGTTCTTCTCGGGCCGCCCGCAGCGCCCCGACGGGCTGCGGGACCTGGCGTGGTTCACGGCTCAGGCGGCGGAGATGACGGAGGGCGACTGGTACGCGCCGTCCCCGACGATCGCCTTCTACCTGTCGGGGCGGGACATCCCGGGACGCGACGAGCGCGGCCGGGCGGTCGTGGACGACAGCTTCCTGGTGGTCCTCCACGCGGGTGACGGGCCGATCGCGCACCGGCTGCCGGGGCCGCCGTGGGCGGAGGAGTACGAGCTGGTCGTCGACACCTCGCGGGAGGAGCAGGCGGAGGCGCCCGGCACGGTGTGCCGGGGCGGGGAGGCGGTGACGGTGCCGGCGAGGTCGGCGCTGCTGTGGCGGGTGGCCGGCTGA